The bacterium genome has a window encoding:
- a CDS encoding sulfatase-like hydrolase/transferase: protein MPLVYHYTILLNEHSFRTYALHIFTLVSLVVAQPVLQQLTQNPTFFVAHGAKTLEILGFLAILCLLLPLPFLVIELAASFFGPRSLRAVHHVFLFVFFSGFSALVLKQLSFFSGFLAILFSSLGGLIFVILYYRMSIMRTAVTLLSVLIIAVPLLFAFDDSVRRLIWSGKISGGEFSKTSSTTPVVMVLFDELPVSSLMNEKLIMDSALYPNFTALLKDFTWYRNTTTISPVTHRAVPSILTGKYPVRTLLPTLTDHPENLFTLLAGSHELRVFESVTSLCPEKLNKIKATSTGKSSVVKAICLDAVAVYLQLIVPPPYSSSLPDVSSTWGDFWNTSAAEPKKGKIDRGELFENFVRSIVPSQEPFLSFLHVSLPHRPWRYLPNGQQYFDFGEGQKQDQFWEKSDWAAIVAYQRHLLQLGYADKLLGDLIRKLKDTGIYDRALIVITADHGISVWPGGRQARQATTSTYQDILLVPFFIKGPMQKRGTIIDRKLETVDILPTIAGMLELEMPWKTDGVSATRTDLPEREYRKVFLSSETVSDLTCDIREENRTLKRKNEIFGKATSISDIYQIGPFPELLNKDVNGLHISSENDFRVTIRGSDELEEVDLNATTIPSYIAGEVKSPTYSQDLVLAIAANGKIRTVTRTFFINGKLRFGALLPKTSLQNGKNTIEVIPIPDVGQQRADRYQQNPGKRFR, encoded by the coding sequence ATGCCTTTGGTTTATCATTATACGATCTTGTTAAACGAGCATTCTTTTCGAACATACGCGCTCCATATTTTTACGCTGGTCAGTCTGGTCGTCGCGCAGCCGGTCTTGCAGCAGCTGACGCAAAATCCGACATTTTTCGTCGCGCATGGAGCAAAAACCCTGGAAATTCTTGGATTTCTGGCGATTCTTTGTCTGCTCTTGCCCCTTCCATTCCTTGTCATTGAATTAGCGGCAAGCTTCTTTGGTCCGAGGTCCTTGCGGGCGGTTCACCACGTTTTCCTGTTCGTTTTCTTCAGCGGCTTCTCAGCTCTTGTTCTGAAACAGCTCAGTTTCTTTTCAGGTTTCCTGGCAATTCTCTTTTCCTCATTGGGCGGCTTGATCTTTGTGATCCTCTACTACCGGATGAGCATCATGCGGACCGCTGTTACCTTGCTCAGCGTGCTCATCATAGCGGTCCCCCTTTTGTTCGCATTCGATGATTCGGTCCGCAGACTGATCTGGAGCGGAAAAATTTCGGGTGGAGAGTTCTCAAAAACTTCTTCCACAACCCCCGTGGTGATGGTCCTCTTCGATGAACTTCCGGTTAGCTCACTGATGAATGAAAAATTAATAATGGATTCCGCGCTGTATCCGAATTTTACAGCACTATTGAAGGATTTTACGTGGTACAGAAACACAACAACCATTTCGCCGGTTACACATCGCGCCGTTCCTTCGATTCTTACAGGAAAGTATCCTGTCCGAACGCTACTTCCAACTTTGACGGATCATCCGGAAAATCTGTTCACTCTCCTGGCCGGTTCTCATGAATTAAGAGTGTTCGAATCTGTAACCTCACTCTGTCCTGAAAAGCTCAACAAAATCAAGGCAACCTCTACAGGAAAGTCTTCGGTGGTGAAAGCGATCTGTCTCGATGCGGTTGCGGTATATCTTCAATTGATTGTTCCTCCTCCTTATTCCTCGTCGTTGCCGGATGTGAGCTCAACCTGGGGTGATTTCTGGAACACAAGCGCAGCCGAGCCCAAAAAAGGCAAGATTGACAGAGGGGAGCTGTTCGAGAACTTTGTTCGATCCATCGTGCCTTCGCAGGAACCATTCTTGTCTTTTCTGCATGTTTCTTTGCCGCACCGCCCCTGGAGATACTTGCCGAATGGACAGCAATATTTTGATTTCGGTGAAGGACAGAAACAGGATCAGTTCTGGGAAAAAAGTGATTGGGCGGCAATTGTGGCTTATCAGAGGCATCTACTGCAGCTTGGCTATGCGGACAAACTCCTTGGCGATTTAATCCGGAAACTGAAAGACACGGGCATTTATGATCGAGCGCTGATCGTGATCACCGCAGATCACGGAATTTCGGTTTGGCCAGGCGGACGACAGGCCCGCCAGGCCACGACTTCAACATACCAGGATATTCTGCTGGTTCCATTTTTCATTAAGGGGCCGATGCAAAAAAGAGGAACAATCATCGATCGAAAACTTGAAACGGTGGACATCTTGCCGACGATTGCCGGCATGCTTGAGCTGGAAATGCCCTGGAAAACGGATGGTGTTTCAGCCACTCGTACGGATTTGCCGGAACGTGAATACAGAAAGGTATTTCTGAGCAGTGAAACAGTTTCCGATTTGACTTGCGATATACGAGAAGAAAACAGAACGCTCAAACGCAAGAATGAAATCTTTGGAAAAGCTACGAGCATATCTGACATTTATCAGATTGGACCTTTTCCTGAGTTATTGAACAAAGACGTCAATGGCTTGCACATTTCTTCAGAAAACGATTTCAGGGTTACGATTCGCGGAAGTGATGAATTGGAAGAAGTGGATTTGAATGCCACAACAATCCCCTCATATATTGCAGGCGAAGTGAAATCACCAACGTACTCACAGGATCTCGTTCTTGCGATTGCCGCAAACGGGAAAATCCGAACAGTCACCAGAACCTTTTTCATCAATGGTAAGCTGCGATTTGGCGCGCTACTGCCGAAGACCAGTTTACAAAACGGAAAAAATACAATTGAAGTGATACCGATTCCGGATGTGGGCCAACAGCGAGCTGATCGCTATCAACAAAATCCCGGAAAACGGTTCCGATAA
- a CDS encoding antibiotic biosynthesis monooxygenase has protein sequence MKRTTIYLAIPILILMLVQYQPAETETPHFAIARMWHGQTPAAKADEYTAYLQEKGITKIQSIPGNLGVQMFRKINQDTADFLVISYWDSVESIKKFAGEDYEKVYQMPRDPEFLINPETKVRHYDVLLNNWSK, from the coding sequence GTGAAGCGAACAACCATTTATTTAGCGATACCAATATTGATTCTCATGCTTGTCCAATATCAGCCTGCTGAAACAGAGACCCCGCATTTTGCTATCGCCCGTATGTGGCACGGCCAAACTCCGGCAGCGAAGGCAGATGAATACACCGCCTATTTGCAGGAAAAAGGAATCACGAAGATCCAATCGATCCCCGGCAATCTGGGAGTTCAAATGTTTCGGAAGATCAATCAAGATACGGCAGACTTCCTGGTGATCTCGTACTGGGATTCTGTGGAGTCGATTAAGAAATTTGCGGGCGAAGATTACGAGAAAGTTTACCAGATGCCTCGAGATCCGGAATTCCTGATCAATCCGGAAACAAAGGTTCGCCATTACGATGTTCTCTTGAACAACTGGTCTAAGTAA